The following are encoded in a window of Longimicrobium sp. genomic DNA:
- a CDS encoding tail fiber domain-containing protein, with product MRKLVLAVSALALAVSATAASAQSDILLRLRSGSPPGDRFRVDSAGGVVAIGELGIGIIPASGCGYRMMWYPFKAAFRAGGTDDGGVCNYWDDANTGFYSWAGGNLTKATAFATFAFGDQVTVSGVDAAAFGGSNTVSGTAGFSTGASNHCTGFGCVAMGFTNTAGGQGAVAIGYRVTADADYAVALGHRASANGHDGAFVAADQSTTDSVEASANNQWSTRYAGGYRLFTNATTTTGVSLNAGGSSWNVISDRFRKENFREVDGEDLLARIRGIPVQTWNYIAEGRQVRHMGPMAQDWHLAWGFNDDDKTINSGDFDGVNFAAVKALEARTAELQRQLQQRDQRIAELEARLARIEAALAPRPSN from the coding sequence ATGAGAAAGCTCGTTCTGGCCGTCTCCGCGCTCGCGCTGGCCGTGTCGGCCACGGCCGCCTCGGCGCAGTCCGACATCCTCCTGCGCCTCCGCTCCGGGTCTCCGCCCGGCGACCGCTTCCGGGTGGACAGCGCCGGCGGCGTGGTCGCCATCGGCGAGCTGGGGATCGGGATCATCCCCGCGAGCGGCTGCGGCTACCGGATGATGTGGTACCCGTTCAAGGCCGCGTTCCGCGCCGGCGGCACCGACGACGGCGGCGTGTGCAACTACTGGGACGACGCCAACACCGGCTTCTACTCCTGGGCGGGCGGCAACCTGACCAAGGCCACCGCCTTCGCCACCTTCGCCTTCGGCGACCAGGTGACGGTCAGCGGTGTGGACGCCGCGGCATTCGGCGGGAGCAACACGGTCAGCGGCACGGCCGGGTTCAGCACCGGGGCCAGCAACCACTGCACGGGCTTCGGCTGCGTGGCCATGGGCTTCACCAACACCGCCGGCGGGCAGGGCGCGGTGGCCATCGGCTACCGGGTGACGGCCGACGCCGACTACGCGGTGGCGCTGGGGCACCGCGCCAGCGCCAACGGCCACGACGGCGCCTTCGTGGCCGCCGACCAGTCGACCACCGACTCGGTGGAGGCCAGCGCGAACAACCAGTGGTCCACGCGCTACGCCGGCGGCTACCGGCTGTTCACCAACGCCACCACCACCACCGGGGTGAGCCTGAACGCGGGCGGAAGCAGCTGGAACGTGATCTCGGACCGCTTCCGCAAGGAGAACTTCCGCGAGGTCGACGGCGAGGACCTGCTGGCGCGGATCCGCGGGATCCCGGTGCAGACCTGGAACTACATCGCCGAGGGGCGGCAGGTGCGGCACATGGGCCCCATGGCGCAGGACTGGCACCTCGCCTGGGGGTTCAACGACGACGACAAGACCATCAACTCGGGCGACTTCGACGGCGTGAACTTCGCCGCGGTGAAGGCGCTCGAGGCGCGGACGGCGGAGCTGCAGCGCCAGCTCCAGCAGCGCGACCAGCGCATCGCCGAGCTGGAGGCCAGGCTCGCGCGCATCGAGGCGGCCCTCGCGCCCAGGCCGTCGAACTGA
- a CDS encoding tail fiber domain-containing protein: MLHRTRTLVLAALALVAGATAALAQSDILLRLRSGSPPGDRFRVDSAGGVVALGTLGVGIIPATGCGFRMMWYPFKASFRAGSPGSCPTVSTQWDDANTGFYSWAGGNQSQASAFATFAFGDQVVVSGTDAAGFGGSNQVAGTAGFTAGASNHVCGFGSVAIGFTNTTGTITSGNCAAGNGQGAVAIGYRVTADADYAVALGHRASADGHSGVFVAGDESTTDSIEAVANNEFATRYAGGYRFRTNATLTTGCNLPAGSGVFSCSSSRMLKENFTSVDGEELLARFRGVPVNTWSYIGERGGVRHMGPFAEDFRAAFGLGMDDKSIGLLDIDGVNFAAVKALEARTAQLQARQAEVGRLQSRVTSLESRVQELEALVRQLAASRQ; encoded by the coding sequence ATGCTGCATCGGACGAGAACGCTCGTACTGGCCGCGCTGGCGCTCGTGGCGGGGGCAACCGCCGCGTTGGCGCAGTCCGACATCCTGCTTCGCCTGCGCTCGGGCTCGCCGCCGGGCGACCGCTTCCGCGTGGACAGCGCGGGCGGCGTGGTGGCGCTGGGCACGCTGGGCGTCGGCATCATCCCCGCCACGGGGTGCGGCTTCCGGATGATGTGGTATCCGTTCAAGGCCTCGTTCCGCGCGGGGAGCCCCGGCTCGTGCCCCACGGTTTCCACGCAGTGGGACGACGCCAACACCGGCTTCTACTCGTGGGCCGGCGGCAACCAGTCGCAGGCCAGCGCCTTCGCCACCTTCGCCTTCGGCGACCAGGTGGTGGTGTCGGGTACCGACGCCGCGGGCTTCGGCGGCAGCAACCAGGTGGCGGGCACCGCCGGCTTCACCGCCGGGGCCAGCAATCACGTGTGCGGCTTCGGCTCGGTGGCCATCGGCTTCACCAACACCACCGGCACGATCACCTCGGGCAACTGCGCGGCCGGAAACGGGCAGGGCGCCGTGGCCATCGGCTACCGGGTGACCGCCGACGCCGACTACGCCGTGGCGCTGGGGCACCGCGCCAGCGCCGACGGGCACTCGGGCGTGTTCGTGGCCGGCGACGAGAGCACCACCGACTCGATCGAGGCGGTGGCCAACAACGAGTTCGCCACGCGCTACGCCGGCGGCTACCGCTTCCGCACCAACGCCACGCTGACCACCGGGTGCAACCTCCCCGCGGGCTCGGGCGTGTTCTCGTGCTCGTCGAGCCGGATGCTGAAGGAGAACTTCACCTCCGTGGACGGCGAGGAGCTGCTGGCCCGCTTCCGTGGGGTGCCGGTGAACACCTGGAGCTACATCGGCGAGCGCGGCGGGGTGCGGCACATGGGCCCCTTCGCCGAGGACTTCCGCGCGGCGTTCGGGCTGGGGATGGACGACAAGTCCATCGGCCTGCTCGACATCGACGGGGTGAACTTCGCCGCGGTCAAGGCGCTGGAGGCCCGGACCGCGCAGCTGCAGGCCAGGCAGGCCGAGGTCGGCCGGCTGCAGTCGCGGGTGACCTCGCTGGAATCGCGGGTGCAGGAGCTGGAGGCGCTGGTGCGGCAGCTGGCGGCCTCCAGGCAGTGA
- a CDS encoding radical SAM protein: protein MLLGFAITEHCNLRCPHCIRDDVTTVRNLDPALIARTVDDARALFGEVGVSMTGGEPTIHPRWDEIIALLHARGVSYRFVTNGWHMRRLMPGLDRHPPSAVRLSLSGADEAVHDAERGRGSFRRVLLAVALLTSRRIPTSLGFVVDRRDRHQLRQAADLAEALGCVSLHFALAQPVPGSAARDSDLAPREWYAARDEILALGREGRRTGVYLDYGAPFDGPEPACDTFEHRRVYVDARGRLSLCCQLSEYGENEADVVADLNHVGLTDVWTRYTARLDGLQRASAALAATGGELDRFPCIRCARALGKMEWIREFPGSPWHGAAGDTASAQPPRLVALTYAGSGPRPR, encoded by the coding sequence ATGCTGCTGGGCTTCGCCATCACCGAGCACTGCAACCTGCGTTGTCCCCACTGCATCCGGGACGACGTGACCACCGTCCGCAACCTGGATCCGGCGCTGATCGCGCGCACGGTAGACGACGCGCGCGCGCTGTTCGGCGAGGTGGGCGTGAGCATGACCGGCGGCGAGCCCACCATCCACCCGCGCTGGGACGAGATCATCGCCCTGCTGCACGCGCGCGGCGTGAGCTACCGCTTCGTGACCAACGGCTGGCACATGCGGCGGCTGATGCCGGGGCTGGACCGCCACCCGCCCTCGGCGGTGCGGCTGTCGCTGTCGGGCGCCGACGAGGCGGTGCACGACGCCGAGCGCGGGCGCGGCTCGTTCCGGCGCGTGCTGCTGGCCGTGGCGCTGCTCACCAGCCGGCGCATTCCCACCTCGCTGGGGTTCGTGGTGGACCGGCGCGACCGCCACCAGCTGCGGCAGGCCGCCGACCTGGCCGAGGCGCTGGGGTGCGTGAGCCTGCACTTCGCGCTGGCGCAGCCGGTGCCCGGCAGCGCCGCCCGCGACAGCGACCTGGCCCCGCGCGAGTGGTACGCCGCGCGCGACGAGATCCTGGCGCTGGGGCGCGAGGGGCGGCGCACCGGCGTGTACCTGGACTACGGCGCCCCCTTCGACGGCCCCGAGCCGGCGTGCGACACCTTCGAGCACCGCCGCGTCTACGTGGACGCCCGCGGCCGGCTGTCGCTGTGCTGCCAGCTGTCGGAGTACGGCGAGAACGAGGCCGACGTGGTGGCCGACCTGAACCACGTGGGGCTGACCGACGTGTGGACGCGCTACACGGCCCGGCTAGACGGGCTGCAGCGCGCCAGCGCCGCCCTGGCCGCGACCGGCGGCGAGCTGGACCGCTTCCCCTGCATCCGCTGCGCACGGGCGCTGGGGAAGATGGAGTGGATCCGTGAATTCCCGGGCAGTCCCTGGCACGGTGCCGCGGGCGACACCGCTTCCGCGCAGCCGCCGCGCCTTGTCGCGCTCACCTACGCCGGAAGCGGCCCACGACCCCGCTAG